The following is a genomic window from Hymenobacter chitinivorans DSM 11115.
GGTCAGCCCCTGCAGGCCCGCCTGCACCACACCGACGGCGACACGGACCTCATCTATCTGAACCACACTTACAACGCAGGTCAGATTGAGTGGTTTAAAGCCGGCTCGGCCCTGAACCTGATCCGCTTGAAAGAGTCGGGCCAGGCGCAGTTGTCGCAGAAGTAATTCGGACTTAAGTTTGTAAAAAAGGCCGCCTCAGCGTTTGAGGTGGCCTTTTTTTGTATTGCTCAGGCTTGTTGCAACCTTTCTGGTCAAGGCTGAATCCAGAAAGGAGAAGGAATATGTTCCACGACCTATGTTTTGGGTATGAAACCACTTGTTTACGCTGCTGGATTGATTCTGACGGTAGCCAGCTTGCCGGGCTGCGCCACCAAGTGCGGCGTGGAGCCGTGCAGCAGCGCGCCAGTGCCGGTGAAAAGCCTCGAAGCGGAGTACGGCTGCCAGGATACCCGCCGGCAGCTGGCAATCAACCTCGACCAGACCTACACCGTCATCCGCTCCCAGGCCGACTTCGACCGGCTGGTCACCGGGCCCTGCCACCCGCTGATTGACTTCAGCGCCTACGATTTAATTATCGGCAAAAAGGGCCTGAGCAGTGGCAATTCCGGCATTGCCTACGCCTACCAGCGCGACTGCACGACCAACCGGCCTACGCTGCACGTCACGTTTAGCCAGGGCCTGACCGCCGAAGCTCCCAATATCACCTACCATGCGCTGGTGCCCAAGCTGGCCGCCGGGGAGCAGGTAACGGTGGAACTGGAAGTGAAGCAGCTGTAGCTTCGGGCTGCCGGAGCCTATTGAAAAGGTCGTTTCCCGCCGATGGGAAACGACCTTTTTGTTTGCGTCCCGGGGCAGAACGCTACATTTGGCGGGCGGTTGAGGTTGGCAAATCCGCTGGACCCGGCTCCTGGAATTAGTCAGTAGTATGAAACGAGTTATATGGTTGGCGGCAATTAGTGTCGTTGTAGTGCCCGTTAGCCAAGCCCAAACCCAGTCTGCCACCCCAGCCGATACGTCCCGGACCCTGCCCGAAGTGCAGGTTACCTACCAGGCTGAGCGCCGCACCCCCGTCACGTTTCTGGACCTGAGTGGCCGGGCTCTGGCCCGCAAAAGCGTGGGGCAGGAGCCGTCCTTTCTGCTGGCCGAAACGCCCGCCATTACCGCCTACTCCGACGCGGGCAGCACCCAGGGCTACGCCTACTTTCGCATGCGCGGCATCGACCAGACCCGCATCAATACCACCCTGAACGGGGTGCCGCTCAACGAGCCGGAAGACCAGGGCGCGTACTTCTCCAACTACCCCGACCTGCTCAACTCCATCAGCAAAGTGCAGGTGCAACGGGGCGTGGGCACCAGCCAGAACGGCAGCGCCAGCTTTGGGGGCAGTATTCAACTGTTTTCGCCGTCGTTGCGCCAGGACTCGGCTTCGGCCACCGTGGGGCTGGGTTACGGCTCGTTTAACAGCTACCGGGCGTTCGGGGAGTACGCCAGCGGCCTGCATGGCCGCAAGGCGCTCTACGTGCGGGCCTCTCAGCTGCACTCCGACGGCTACAAGGACCGCTCGGCCAACACGTCCCGCTCGGTCTTTATCAGCGGCGGGCTGTTTTACGACAAAACCACCTGGAAGCTCAACGTGCTGGCCGGGCACCAGCAGAATCAGCTGGCCTGGCTGGGAGTGCCCGACTCGGTGCTGGCCGTCAACCGCCGGGCCAACGTCAACGGCCCCGAAAATGACCGGTTCGACCAGGCCTTAGTGCAGCTGCAGAATACCTGGCAGCCCGCGGCCGGCACCGTGGTGAATACCAGCGTGTACGCCTCGTTTCTGAAGGGCAACTATGACTTCGACCTCAACAGCTTTCTGGGTTTGCCTTCCACCGCTGAGCTCTATAACTACGCTTTCCAATCGGGCTTCTGGGGCGCTTACACCTCGTATTCCCGCCAGCTCGGCCGCCTGACCTGGACCAGCGGCCTGCACGCCAACACCTACCACCGCCAGCATACCGGCAGCGAAAAGGCTCTGGGCCAGCTCTACCAGAATACCGGCCGCAAGCGGGAGGCCAGCGCCTTTACCAAGCTCGAGTACGAAGTGCAGCGCTTTACCCTGTTTGCCGACGTGCAGGGCCGCACCGTGGCTTTTGAGTACGATGGCGCGGTGCCGCTGGGTAAGTTAGACTGGCAATTCTTTAACCCCAAAGCCGGGGTGAGCTTTGCCGCTTCCAACCATGCTACGCTCTACTACAGCCTGGGCCGCACCGGCCGGGAACCCACCCGCAACGACCTGTTCGGGGGCAGCGACGACCTGCTGGCCGACGCCGACGGCCAGGCCCTGATTACGAGCCCGGCGGCCGAGTACGTGCTGGACCAGGAGCTGGGCCTACGCTACCAGCGGAGCCAACTTGAAATCGGGGTGAATGGCTACTACATGGATTTTAAGAACGAAATCGTGCTCAACGGTAAGTTTGGACCCAACGGCCTGGCCCTGACCAACAACGTAAAAAGCAGCGTGCGGACCGGCCTGGAAGCCACGGCCCGCTGGCAGGCGTCTCGGCATTGGTCGTTGCTGAACAACTCGGCCTTCAACTACAGCCGCATCCGGGAGCAGACCGAGGAGTTTCGCCCCATCCTAACTCCGGGCCTGATTCTGAACCAGGAAGTAGCCTACCAAACTGGCCCCTGGGCCGCCACCGTGGCGGGCCGCTACCAGAGCCGCTCTTTTGTTGATTTTGCCAACTCGGCCACGATAGGGGAGTACGCCCTGCTCAATGCCCGATTAGAATACAGCAGCCGGCACTACCAGGTCACGGCTTTTGCCAACAACCTGACCAACACCAAGTATTTCAACAACGGCAGCGTGGAGGCCGACGGCACCCGCAAGTATTTCGTGCAGGCTCCCCGCAACTATTACCTCAGCGTCCAGTACCGTTTCTAGCCCGGCTTTCTGCTGCTTGCCCGCATGACCAAGGCCTTTGTTTTCGGCAAATTTCTGCCTTTCCACCGCGGGCACGAACAGCTCATCCGCTTCGCGCTCCGGCACTGCGACCAGCTCACGGTGCTGGTGTGCGCCAGTGACCAGGAAACCGTGCCCGGCCCGCTTCGCCAGCAGTGGATTCAGGAAACCTTTGCTACTGAGCCCCGCGTGAGAGTGCAGCTGCTGGAATACCAGGAAAGTGAGCTGCCCAACACCTCCGAAACCTCCTTACCGGTGGCCACCATCTGGGCCGACCGGTTTCGGCAGCTGTTGCCCAACTGCACGCTGGTCGTGACTTCCGAACCTTACGGCGAGTTGGTGGCGGCCCGCATGGGCATCCGGCACGTGGCCTTCGATGTGGCCCGGCGGCAGGTGCCCGTGTCGGCTACCCTCATTCGGGCTGACCGGCAGCGGTACTGGCCGTTTCTGCCCGCCAGCGTGCGGCCCTACTACTGCCGCAAAGTGGTAATCCTGGGGGCGGAGTCGACGGGCAAGACCACGCTGGCAACTGAGCTGGCCGCTCATTTCGGGGCCACGCTGGTGCTGGAAGCCGCCCGGGACCTGATTGCCGACTCCAACCACTTCACCCCCGACGACTTGCAGCAAGTCGTAGCCGAGCACACTCGCCGCATTGCCCAGGCCGTGCGGGGCGGCCAGGCTCTGGTTATCATCGATACCGACGTGCACATTACCCAGTCGTACGCCCACCTGACCTGGGGCCGGGAGCTGGCCGTAAGCCCCGCCGTATACGCCACCCACCGCGCCGATTTGTATTTGTATCTGGCCGCCGACGTGCCCTTTGTGCAGGATGGCACCCGCCTGTCGGCCACTGAGCGGCAGCGCCTGGACCACTCGCACCGGCAAATGCTGCAGCGCCATAACGTAGCCCCGGAGGAGCTGAGCGGCAGCTGGGTGCAACGCCTGGCCCGCGCCGTGGCGCTGGTGGAGCAGTTATTAACTCAATAGGACCGCTGCTGACCGCACCGGCGGGCTGCTGGGGCTGAATCAAACGGTACGGTTTCCGAAATCCGGAGCTAGAGCGTGGCGACTTGGGCGGCGCGGGTTTCCCGGGGCTTTTGTACCAGGTAATAATAGAGCAGGATCAATAGGCCGGTCAGGAAGGGGAGCAGGGCCAGGTGTTTGCCCGTGACGCTACCCCAGACGCGGAACGTATCGAAACCGAAAAACTCGCTGATCATCCAGTAGGAGTTGGCCGAAATCCAGAATACGATGGCCAGATTGTGCGCCAGCTCGGCCTTGATGTCGCGGGTGCGCCAGGTGATGAGCACCGCAATGAGGAGCGTCGGGAAAATCATGGTCAGGCCCAGGGGCTTCCAGATCATGCACCAGCCGATGTCCTTGAGCAGCCAGAACAGAATGTGCATGTTTTCCATCCGGCGGTAGGGGGCCGGAATACTGTAAAGCGGATCGGCAGACTGGGACATAGGGCAGAAATAGGCGGAGCTTGCAAAAATAGCGGACCCCGCCGCAGAATTCTCATTGCGCAGAGCGAGAAAAGAACGGACAACAAAAAAGCCACCCAAGTGGGTGGCTCCTGCAGTAATACATGACCGAGCCGTGGACTAGGCCCGGCCGGACATTAGTTAAGCCAGAGCTGGGCTACGGGCTCAAACCGTTGGCAGTTGAAGGCCCCGTAAGGCCGCTCGGCGTAAAAACCCAGGACGTGCACCTGCAGCTGGCCGGTGCGGGCGTTGGGACGATACTGTACCGGGTATACCGTACCCGTTTCGGGCCAGTCCCCGATGTGGTCGGTGGGCCGGCGGGTGGCGTCAATGCAGCGGGCGTACTGCTGCATGGGGAGAGGAAAAGGAAGGCTGGTCTTCTTCGTTCTGCGCATATCCAAAAATAAGAATATTATTCTTAAGCTAATAATATTAGGTAGAAAAAAAGCAAGAAAAGTATCTGGTTATCGGACTTGGGCTAGGATTAAAATTATATTAAAGAAAATATTGCCCAGAGTAAATTTTAGGGAGTAGGAACTTTTTGGGAACTTATTACCTGGAATTTGCTAAATATGTTAGCTGAACAAGGTCGTCGTTTTGCTAACAATTGTTAGTCAACTAGATGCAGCTGAGTCCTAAATTCTGCATCTAGCAGCATCGGTTACGAGCCGCCATAATTTTTCCTGGCTAACCCGGTGAATATTATTGACTTTCTATGTAGATAGTCGCTATTTTCCCGTATCCCAAAGCGCCCGCCTACGTATCGGGTAGTATCCTGCCTCTTTGTATAGTCTGCTCCACTATGAATACCACCGCACCTTGCTTATTCTCTTCGCTGCCGGCGGCCTTGCAAAGCCGCTTTGTTCAGTTTCTGCGCCAGGAGCTGGGCGGCAGTCACCACACGGCCGTAGCCCCCGCCGATGAATGGCTGCAGGCGGCCCTGGTCGTAGACCCTACCGTACAGGTTCATCCCGCCCGCGGCACCTTCTGGATTCGGCGCGGCCGCCAAGCCCTGGAAAGCATTGCCCGCAACTACCTAGTGGTACCCCGGCCCGTGGCCGAACTGCTCGACCGGCATCAGCTCTTGCGTGCCAACCCCGCCGACTACGGCCTGACCGACGAGGAATGGCTGGCTCTGGCTTTGTAACAACCGCTCCTGCCTTACTATAGCAACAGCGGCCCGGTAAGCTACCGGGCCGCTGTTGCTTTTTGCCAGGTTCCTATTTTAAATACCGGCCGTGGTGTAGCCCAGCACGGGCGCTTCGCCATCGGCGTCGGCTAGCACAAAGGCTGGCTCCTCCTGGGCTACCTCGTAGCGCAGCACCACATCGGTTTCGAAGGCAATGAAATACTGGCAGAGCAGCTGCAGGGCCCGGGCTTGCCAGGTATCCGAGAGGAAGCTTTCCAGGGCGGCCGTCGTCAGGTCCGGCAAGCTAATTTCCAGCGCGGGCAGGGTTTCCTGGTACAGGCCGCCCAGCACAAACTGCCGGCCCAGCTCCAGGTTACCCAGGCTCAGGCCGCCACTGCTGGCCGCCGGAGCGGCCGGAGCTGGCGTTGCGAAGCGCAGCGGGGCCACCGTGCGCAGCACCACGGGCGTTTCCAGCACGCTCTCGAAGCAGCGCCGGGTCAGCTCCAGGTCGCCGGTGATGCGG
Proteins encoded in this region:
- a CDS encoding TonB-dependent receptor, encoding MKRVIWLAAISVVVVPVSQAQTQSATPADTSRTLPEVQVTYQAERRTPVTFLDLSGRALARKSVGQEPSFLLAETPAITAYSDAGSTQGYAYFRMRGIDQTRINTTLNGVPLNEPEDQGAYFSNYPDLLNSISKVQVQRGVGTSQNGSASFGGSIQLFSPSLRQDSASATVGLGYGSFNSYRAFGEYASGLHGRKALYVRASQLHSDGYKDRSANTSRSVFISGGLFYDKTTWKLNVLAGHQQNQLAWLGVPDSVLAVNRRANVNGPENDRFDQALVQLQNTWQPAAGTVVNTSVYASFLKGNYDFDLNSFLGLPSTAELYNYAFQSGFWGAYTSYSRQLGRLTWTSGLHANTYHRQHTGSEKALGQLYQNTGRKREASAFTKLEYEVQRFTLFADVQGRTVAFEYDGAVPLGKLDWQFFNPKAGVSFAASNHATLYYSLGRTGREPTRNDLFGGSDDLLADADGQALITSPAAEYVLDQELGLRYQRSQLEIGVNGYYMDFKNEIVLNGKFGPNGLALTNNVKSSVRTGLEATARWQASRHWSLLNNSAFNYSRIREQTEEFRPILTPGLILNQEVAYQTGPWAATVAGRYQSRSFVDFANSATIGEYALLNARLEYSSRHYQVTAFANNLTNTKYFNNGSVEADGTRKYFVQAPRNYYLSVQYRF
- a CDS encoding AAA family ATPase, coding for MTKAFVFGKFLPFHRGHEQLIRFALRHCDQLTVLVCASDQETVPGPLRQQWIQETFATEPRVRVQLLEYQESELPNTSETSLPVATIWADRFRQLLPNCTLVVTSEPYGELVAARMGIRHVAFDVARRQVPVSATLIRADRQRYWPFLPASVRPYYCRKVVILGAESTGKTTLATELAAHFGATLVLEAARDLIADSNHFTPDDLQQVVAEHTRRIAQAVRGGQALVIIDTDVHITQSYAHLTWGRELAVSPAVYATHRADLYLYLAADVPFVQDGTRLSATERQRLDHSHRQMLQRHNVAPEELSGSWVQRLARAVALVEQLLTQ